The Mastacembelus armatus chromosome 13, fMasArm1.2, whole genome shotgun sequence DNA segment TAACATATGTCTGACCTCCTGGTATTTCTCCAGGGCCATGCTCGTCTCTGCAGCATCCTGAGTCTCAATGAAGATTAACTTGTTTCTCTGGATATTCTCCAGGATGCCCTGCAAACAAACGTATGAAATACAAGACACATTAAGAGCCTGTGATTCTTCTCCATATCgaatagagaaaaaaatatcaaatcaaagtaaaaatgtCTTCTCTATTCTGCCTAAGATTAAACAACTGATTGCTGGCactattaataaatattttaaatatgttgtgttattgtttttgtaaattcagctgtcttgtctttgtgtgcagcatctcttcacacactgaccTGTTCGTACCAAGACGCCACTATGTTCTCCATGTAAACATAACTGGTGAAAAACGCCACAATGCCATCAGGAACAACGGCCGACATCTCCAGCAGTAGGTTGCCATAGTTACGAATCACAGCTGGAAACAGCGAAGAGAAAATCATGTGAACATAGAAtaacatgctttgtttttaggATGTTTAGATGTGATCTTCTGtgaaagaaacaggaaatttttacatatttaaataaaaaatctcCAGTTTTCAACTTGTTCATTTGAAACCAGAATTCATGGTGACTGTTTGGACATCATGCTCTAATAAACAATGCAGGAGACATTTGTACTAACCAAAGTCTTCTCTTGTCTCAAACTTTGAGCTCAGGGCCACCTGATCATTTCCCCTGCCGACAAtctacagaaaacaaataaggaggaaaatagaaaaaactgATTATGTAAATGAGCTctgaacattttgttgttttctgtgttttacatcATTTCTCTTACAGTCCATCATAGATGCTGCAGTGAATGTGTGAGTAGTTACACACCAGAGGACAGAGGCAGGTCCGTGCCAGCGTCATGGTGAAGGATGCCATGGTAACAGGGCGGAAGTCAAGGATTCTGGGATAGATGTCCAATGGCGAGAGAGTCTGAAGACAAACAGCGACAAGAGTCAATCAGGCATTTATTCATTCGTCAGTGCACATCAGCAGGTTTTACATGTGAAACAGTAACCAAATAAACACAGTAGTGAGCTCAACTGGGATATCTGCAGAGCATCTTTAGAGATCACGAGAACCAATCCATCAAACTACATACATGACaacaaatgaacacacaggCCACAATGCTGCATGAATGAAGCTGCGTCGTCATATTTCAAGAGGTTAGCTTGTGGGTAGTGTTTCCAGTAAGAGATGTGAGATATTTAAACTTTGTAAGCAACTTGATTACCTGCTCAAATTGAACAACgttaaaacaaaaagtgaaaactaTTCTTTGCTTTAACGTTCACCAGTCTGCATACACAGCCTGTGAGATGGAGGTGACAAATACCCATCAGTCTTAATTTTTCAAAGCCATGAGGTAAAAATATCAACTGTGAATGTCAGGTCTGAAATAAGCAGACAGGAAGGGCACAGGGTGGTATCTAACTTACCCCTGAGGTGATGACGACTGACTGAAATCTCTGGAAAACAGGTTTAATAGCTATAGACGGGTCCATACAGCTGtgagaggacagacagaaaacaaggaTCAGAACAGTCTCTGTTTATCACACAAGCTCATTTCTGCATCACCAACAATCATATCTAATGGATCCCTCTGATCAGCCGTAAACTGTAATCCATTAAGCTGTGCCTCGACCCAACAGACACCTCACTGTGGAAAACAGTGTTATAATAACTGAGTTGGTTTTTTGTGGCCTTAGAATGAAGATTTTTAATCTTTGTAGCTGGAACATCTTCCAAGTCTGTGAAACCAGAAACCAGTGAAATGTCCACAAAGTCAACACAGAGACATTAGTCAGTCACTTTAAATGGTCGAGTCTCCCCCACCTGAAGTGCAGCACTGGGTTTGAAATGGTCGGAGTTCTGTCTTCAAAAGGCTCAATGATTATAGTGAAACCTTTACacaaagagaaatgacagagttTAAACAAATGTCAAAGATCTGACTTCTACCACACATCCAAAAACACAGTGTCTGTCTTAGTGACATTCTTGTTAATGGTGATGGCTGATGTTTCAGTACCTTGGCTGTAGGTGCTGACCAGCGTAGCAAAGTTAGAGATGAGAGTAACAGCTGAGAAGTCTGCGATATCTGCAATTTCCAGAGTTCGCAGTAACGACTGCAACCGCTCTGCACAAAACCTGGAGAGACACGGGACAGATGAAAGATTAGGGAGCAAGCGGAAGGTtactgagaaagaaaataaagctgtGAGAGTGTGAATGTGGATGTGACAGAGTGACTTGGAAGCTGCTAAGGACACAGGAAAACAAGGAAATGTATTTGAGCTAATGAATTGAACACATGAAGCTTTGTGCGTACACACAGCTGAGTACGGCTAATGTTTGTGTGGATGAGCAGAAATGTAGGTTAATGAAAAGGGTGGAGACACCTGTGGTTTCCCTGTTAATGTGTAGCTGCAGCTTACTGACCTCAGAGGTTTGCGGTCGATACAGACTTTGTCGAAGATGTCTTTCAGGAACTGCGGGGCGCTCTCCTGCACCACGTGCTGGACCCTCAGACGGGACTTCAGATATTCCAGAAAACGCTTCAAGAAACCTACAAAGTGCTCAGCTGTGCGGATATTTCCAGGGACGGCCTCTGCGAGCGGGAGAAGGGAAGAAGCAACAGTTTTCTGATTTTGACTAAAATATGATTCTGAAGTCAGTGCCGTGTCCAATCCTGACAGCCGTACCTTGAAGAATTTCATCTGGTAACACCGGATTTGCTAGGTAGATGTCCGTTTCCCTGGCAACATTGGCTTCTTTCAGCCCCTCAACCAATCGCCTGTACTCCTCCTTCAGCTTTGCAGCATCTGTTTCCTTTATCCTATCagtatcatatcatatcaatatcaatatcataTATCCATACCATATCATGTATCACATCCTATCAGTATCATATCAAATATCAGTATCCTACCCTATCATTGATATATCTTTCAGCCTGGTTATGGTGATGGTTTTTAAACCAACACACAGGTGAGTCACTGCCGACAAATGGACTTATGGATTGTGGACTAAATACTGCAGTGATATGAAAAACGTGGTTCCAGTGTGGGTCAGTGCACTGTGTTGGCGTTTTTTCAGACTACCTGGTGTAGTGGGCATGGTGTGTGTCCCCATGTCTCGTTGCACTCGGCAGGCTCTTACTTGTGTATGGTGTTCTGGAGTGTGTCCACGTTGTTCTGGCAGCGGTCCAGCATTCGCCTGGTGATGTTCACACTCATGGAGTCTATACACACATTGTCTGGACAGAGCATCAGAAGAAAGATGTCATATGAAAACTCGAAACAGAGATATTAAAAACAATCTCACATTTTTGTGACACTTAGGATTTGAtgataaataaattttattgcTCAAACCTGAAGTTTACACTCTTAAGATTCTCACCTATATTATGAGCCTCATCAAACACCACTACAGATTTCTTGGCAAGCTCTTTGGACACCAGGTCAGCAATCTTGGGGTCCAGCAAGTAGTGGTAACTGTACACCACAATGTTGGCATGCAGGATCTGAggagatataaaaaaaataaataaataaataagagaaCAGCTCAACTATAAATTCATCCCTGCAGTGGCACTAGGAAAGCATATTCACAGTAGGCCTACTGCTTCATGTTTGCAGTAGTCGTAATGTAACGTACTGAGTAGCGTGCCAGATAGTAAGGACACCAGCCTTTCCTCCTGCCAAAGTCCTTCAGATCATCAAGGTTGTAGATGCCAGCGGGAAGAGGCACCTGTCGGCCGACAGCGTCAAACTCCTGAAAGAACAAAGCACAATGACAAGTGAAGTTCATGGAAATAAGAGCATCGGACGATACTTTAATGTAATCAGACAGTTGGAGCCTTGTTAGGTGTCAGAAGTCTGTGTTTGAGCTAAACATACAGTTCTACTGTCAGACATTCATTTCCAGTGATGTTGCATGCCTTCATTACAACACAAGGTTGTAAGATGCTCCACCTGAGACACAAGTTAATTAAGGGGAGAACCAGAAGCCACACACTAACTCCGGTTTGCAGCTGTACACAGCATGACACCAGAGTCACAGACTGCTGAGTTTATCTGCAGGCCTCAGCCTGACACAATTTAAACATACACTAACAGAATATTATTAAAACAGGACAGAATTCAATTAATCACTGAAAATTATTAGAAGTTTATAAACCTTCCCTCAACAAGCCACATCTTTGTCTTCAGAAAAATACTTGCCTGAATCAGATGATTTCAGGCGAGTTCTTACCTCGTAGAAGCGACACACAGGCAGGTTGGGGTTGCTGTGACGTTGTGCACGGATGTATGATGCTGTCAGACTGTGGCACTTCCCATCAACCTCCTTACCGAAGCGCAGAGAGCTCACCTGGATATCAGCAGAGCAGCCTTGTTACAGGATTTATTCAATATTTTAGACACAGAACATAAAGACATTGTGGTGAATAATTATCACTCCATCAGATTTAAAAGTGTATGTTATTGTGCTCATGCTCCGCCATCCCCGACTGAATTTCTCacacttcagtgttttttgtcaTGCAGAGGAAACGTCTGTGAATGCAGACTCTCTCCTGTCAGGTGTTCGTACCTCAGGGTGGATACAGAGGTTTTTTCTGGAGGATAGGGCCAAAGCCAAGAAATTGCTGTTCTCCCCAGTTTCCTTTGAATAAAACTCCATTAGcttcctcagctcctccacGACCTAATCACACATAGGGTCAAATATATTCAGGTACTGAGGATTTTAAAGCATCTGTTTGTCACAGCTGTATGTTCTtcctactgtatgtgcattGACGTTTGAATGTTGAATAGAATAAACAGTTCTTGTTGTGATTAAAACTCCAATGACTCACCTTTTCAATCTCAGGAACTGTTCTGGAGCAGTATATTAACTTGGTCACTTCCAAGGGAAAGGCCTGACAGACAGAattgaaggtgtttgtgtgacacTTGGTAGTGAGAAGCCAGAGTAGACGAGAGAAGTAGACGCTACACTCACCCTTTGGTAGGCAACAATAAGAGACAGCAGAGAGATGGTCTTCCCTGTTCCTGATGGCATCTCCAGGACCCCATGACcctgaacacaaacagcacagaaaacacaaaaacaaccataaaTCTCGAAACaatacagcaaaaacaaaagaggatAATTTAACCTCCATCTTCAGAAGCTAAGAAACTGcttaaaaacaagacagaatTGTTAGTTATGTAAAGCCTTgaggttaaaataaataaaaaagaagaaaaaataaaacttactggtaaattgtctgtttttaatgcaaatcaaTTTGTCctggacattttttaaattaagttttactttttcatgCATTTAGTGAAGTAACCTATGATTTAATTTCAGAATACAGGGCACTGAGTATTACTACATTGtagtatttctacttttttaaaagtaaaagatcTGATATTATTATTCTAGAGGTGGACACGGTTTGTTATTATAGTCTCTACACTTCCCAGCAACCAGTGATGAAATGAACTCTCCAGCTACCAAACTTCTtctttcctttcggctgctcccttcagtgGTCGCCACAtcgaatcatctgcctccatttaaccctatcctctgtatcctcctcacccacaccaactatcctcatgtcctccttcactacatccaag contains these protein-coding regions:
- the ercc2 gene encoding general transcription and DNA repair factor IIH helicase subunit XPD; this translates as MKLNLEGLLVYFPYDYIYPEQYSYMLELKRTLDAKGHGVLEMPSGTGKTISLLSLIVAYQRAFPLEVTKLIYCSRTVPEIEKVVEELRKLMEFYSKETGENSNFLALALSSRKNLCIHPEVSSLRFGKEVDGKCHSLTASYIRAQRHSNPNLPVCRFYEEFDAVGRQVPLPAGIYNLDDLKDFGRRKGWCPYYLARYSILHANIVVYSYHYLLDPKIADLVSKELAKKSVVVFDEAHNIDNVCIDSMSVNITRRMLDRCQNNVDTLQNTIHKIKETDAAKLKEEYRRLVEGLKEANVARETDIYLANPVLPDEILQEAVPGNIRTAEHFVGFLKRFLEYLKSRLRVQHVVQESAPQFLKDIFDKVCIDRKPLRFCAERLQSLLRTLEIADIADFSAVTLISNFATLVSTYSQGFTIIIEPFEDRTPTISNPVLHFSCMDPSIAIKPVFQRFQSVVITSGTLSPLDIYPRILDFRPVTMASFTMTLARTCLCPLIVGRGNDQVALSSKFETREDFAVIRNYGNLLLEMSAVVPDGIVAFFTSYVYMENIVASWYEQGILENIQRNKLIFIETQDAAETSMALEKYQEACENGRGAILLSVARGKVSEGIDFVHHFGRAVIMFGVPYVYTQSRILKARLEYLRDQFQIRENDFLTFDAMRHAAQCVGRAIRGKTDYGLMIFADKRYARADKRGKLPRWIQEHISDGSLNLTVDEAVQLSKHFLRQMAQPFRQKDQLGLSLLTLEQLESEEMLQKITQIAHQT